The following proteins are co-located in the Pochonia chlamydosporia 170 chromosome 6, whole genome shotgun sequence genome:
- a CDS encoding GPI transamidase component PIG-S (similar to Cordyceps militaris CM01 XP_006673400.1) → MPSEIADAPALASAQPVTKQPPPEKPSESRRRTYVILSFWFIVLVLGLPIWWKTTTIYRADLPLERMLHWADGKACRPTFPLQISVRADSIADQEAQHLVRLTQHALDDLNDFPGHHLRLKFSPKGGRQTAGSIKQDADSALIINLTPGDSNSARLSQQSPVLDMTYAPNSIPSLNSASSALAAYIANELQTTFSEEQSIISYLLSTSSMSSTTRHRGLSQETAEALKKRTTRSLRYAPTYHLSFSLFTDGAVPNTWEIDAAINEYMKPMLDVLGPIHNFTIDTQVQLYATPGVQSQVLNKEDLASFINAAEWPLSPSIGGAPTVNFIIFVGNQTIASDNTDVENSQSWMIPQWGSVYLLHLPPTEQHVSVKALKQPLLMFGGHLLTLLGTPQSGSLPLRLSTLARIRTTDLLLRASSSLGSLARLSPSLPSISIPRSVADGVASSLQHLDQACANLGGPEGLLHARIAEEEAERAFFEKSMVGQLYFPDEHKIAVYLPLLGPVGVPLVLGLLNELKSWIKRRKQKAEEAKDKKSQ, encoded by the exons ATGCCTTCAGAAATAGCAGATGCGCCCGCGCTGGCATCTGCACAACCAGTCACCAAGCAACCACCTCCAGAGAAACCCTCCGAATCGCGACGCAGAACATATGTCATTCTCTCGTTTTGGTTCATCGTGCTAGTGTTGGGTTTGCCGATATGGTGGAAGACAACGACAATTTATCGAGCAGACCTCCCTCTGGAGAGAATGCTCCATTGGGCAGATGGAAAG GCCTGTCGCCCTACGTTTCCCCTACAGATTTCTGTTCGAGCCGACTCCATAGCGGATCAAGAAGCTCAGCACCTTGTCCGTTTAACGCAACATGCCCTCGACGACCTCAATGATTTCCCGGGCCATCATTTGCGCCTTAAATTCAGTCCCAAGGGTGGCAGACAGACGGCGGGCTCGATAAAGCAAGATGCAGATTCTGCTTTAATCATAAACCTGACCCCAGGGGACTCCAACTCGGCCAGGCTAAGCCAACAATCCCCGGTTCTAGACATGACGTATGCTCCAAACTCGATTCCGTCACTAAACTCTGCCTCGTCCGCCCTGGCCGCGTATATTGCCAATGAGCTTCAAACCACCTTCTCTGAAGAGCAGTCTATTATATCATATCTTCTATCGAcatcttccatgtcctcgaCAACGAGACATCGAGGGTTGAGTCAAGAGACGGCCGAAGCTCTGAAGAAACGGACGACGCGCTCCCTGCGTTATGCTCCGACCTATCACTTAAGCTTTTCACTCTTCACAGACGGTGCCGTCCCCAACACTTGGGAGATTGATGCAGCCATCAATGAGTACATGAAGCCGATGCTAGATGTGCTGGGGCCGATTCACAACTTTACCATTGATACACAGGTCCAATTGTATGCCACGCCTGGCGTGCAGTCACAAGTCCTTAATAAGGAGGACCTAGCCtcattcatcaatgccgCAGAATGGCCGCTTTCACCATCTATCGGCGGCGCACCTACAGTCAACTTTATCATTTTTGTCGGCAACCAGACTATTGCGTCTGACAATACCGATGTTGAAAACTCGCAATCCTGGATGATTCCTCAATGGGGCTCCGTTTACCTCTTGCACCTACCACCTACTGAGCAGCATGTTTCAGTAAAGGCTTTGAAGCAGCCCTTGCTCATGTTTGGCGGCCACTTACTCACTTTGCTTGGCACGCCGCAGTCGGGATCTCTTCCTCTGCGACTGTCAACTCTTGCCAGGATACGAACAACGGACCTGTTGCTCCGAGCGTCGTCGTCTCTGGGTTCTCTGGCTCGACTGTCGCCTAGCTTGCCTTCCATCTCGATCCCTCGCAGCGTCGCTGACGGCGTTGCCAGCTCGCTGCAGCACCTTGATCAAGCCTGTGCTAACCTCGGCGGGCCAGAGGGGCTGCTGCATGCACGAATTGCCGAGGAAGAGGCCGAGAGGGCTTTTTTCGAGAAGAGCATGGTTGGACAGCTGTACTTCCCGGATGAGCACAAGATTGCGGTTTACTTGCCGTTGCTGGGCCCGGTGGGAGTGCCACTAGTATTGGGACTGCTTAATGAGCTCAAGTCTTGGATCAAGAGACGGAAGCAAAAGGCTGAGGAAGCCAAGGATAAGAAGAGCCAGTAG